A single window of Flavobacterium aestivum DNA harbors:
- a CDS encoding response regulator transcription factor encodes MKNFLIADSENLHIIGLRYTLKKFVKAANLTVVSSKDELLNHLGKYKVEYLIIDPNNIFLFYEDDFKHLRMTYPSCKIIILSHFKNKQTVNSFLCDNINGFISKDCQEQTIFDALYKIENGERYLCPKTLNGLIDVLVLPTSDTNEKLTFRECEILKQIAQGNNGKSIASELFISIHTFRTHRKNIMKKTGRHTTPELILYAIEKKII; translated from the coding sequence ATGAAAAACTTTCTTATTGCTGATTCTGAAAACCTACACATAATCGGATTGAGATATACACTCAAGAAGTTTGTAAAAGCAGCAAACTTAACGGTAGTAAGCTCAAAAGATGAGTTGCTTAATCACTTAGGAAAGTATAAAGTGGAGTATTTAATTATCGATCCTAATAATATTTTTTTATTCTACGAAGACGATTTTAAGCATCTTAGAATGACTTATCCAAGTTGTAAAATCATCATCTTATCACATTTCAAAAACAAGCAAACGGTAAATAGTTTCCTTTGTGATAACATTAATGGTTTTATTTCTAAAGATTGTCAGGAGCAGACCATTTTTGATGCTCTATACAAGATTGAAAATGGTGAGCGTTATCTATGTCCGAAAACGTTAAATGGACTTATAGATGTATTGGTTTTGCCAACATCAGACACTAACGAAAAGCTTACTTTTAGAGAATGTGAGATTTTAAAACAAATTGCTCAGGGAAATAACGGAAAAAGTATTGCTTCGGAGCTTTTTATCAGTATCCATACTTTTAGAACTCATCGCAAAAATATTATGAAAAAAACAGGAAGGCATACCACTCCAGAGCTTATACTGTATGCTATTGAGAAAAAAATCATATAA
- a CDS encoding heparan-alpha-glucosaminide N-acetyltransferase domain-containing protein: protein MEIQQNKRILAIDIARGMSVIFMMLIHTMLIYGDIPTQTNSILGEITLWLGRGTTMFLVSMGISFVLSRRQSFLKVCRRGLYILAIGYGMNFLKFLVPEFIFGGLPEAFVSAYELKSGTLETGIFFLLLGDILQLAGVTLFIMGTINHFSKSKYVPLIVALAIIAISKEISGYRIGIVGLDYICDLFFSDRFNVYFPVFPWSAFILLGMFLGRWYKELEENQTVFFRKMLLLGFVFIAIGGILNFTNSEYHFGDYYHLGPGGSILILGVNMIFYWVVNCIVNLFKEDNPVFKGLIFCSKNVTSLYVIQWVLINWGMYVIGFWEHDQITVLCLFPVVIGLSVSIQILYNSVRNLLREKWIKEPINQLIKTV from the coding sequence ATGGAAATACAACAGAATAAGAGGATTTTAGCAATAGATATAGCTCGGGGAATGAGTGTGATTTTTATGATGCTGATTCATACCATGCTCATTTACGGAGATATTCCAACACAAACCAATTCAATTTTAGGAGAAATCACTTTATGGTTGGGCCGAGGAACAACTATGTTTTTGGTAAGTATGGGAATTTCGTTTGTGTTATCAAGAAGACAGAGTTTTCTAAAAGTATGCAGAAGAGGTCTATATATTTTAGCGATTGGTTACGGAATGAATTTCTTGAAGTTTCTGGTTCCAGAATTCATATTTGGCGGACTACCAGAAGCTTTTGTGAGCGCGTACGAATTAAAATCGGGGACATTAGAAACAGGAATATTCTTTTTGCTTTTGGGAGATATTTTACAATTGGCTGGCGTAACACTGTTTATAATGGGAACTATCAACCATTTTAGCAAAAGCAAATACGTTCCATTAATAGTTGCTTTGGCAATAATTGCAATTTCTAAAGAAATAAGCGGCTATAGAATCGGGATTGTGGGATTAGATTATATCTGCGATTTATTTTTCAGTGATAGGTTTAATGTGTATTTCCCGGTTTTTCCTTGGAGTGCCTTTATTTTACTGGGAATGTTCTTAGGAAGATGGTATAAAGAATTAGAGGAGAATCAAACGGTATTTTTTAGAAAAATGTTATTGCTTGGTTTTGTTTTTATTGCAATTGGCGGGATTCTAAATTTTACTAATTCTGAATATCATTTTGGAGATTATTATCACTTAGGTCCAGGTGGTAGTATTTTAATTTTAGGAGTCAATATGATTTTTTACTGGGTGGTAAATTGTATTGTTAATCTGTTTAAAGAAGATAATCCTGTTTTTAAGGGGCTTATTTTCTGTAGCAAAAATGTAACGAGTTTATATGTGATCCAATGGGTTTTGATCAATTGGGGAATGTATGTAATTGGTTTTTGGGAGCATGACCAAATCACGGTTTTATGTTTATTTCCGGTTGTTATAGGTTTGAGCGTCTCTATTCAGATTTTATACAATTCAGTTCGTAATCTATTGCGAGAAAAATGGATTAAAGAGCCAATAAATCAATTAATTAAAACAGTATAA
- a CDS encoding IucA/IucC family protein, with amino-acid sequence MEIPTTSIAHITKSNWDKANAILLKKTLSEFAHELLIVPVLKSGNSYSVYSPDRIFEYTFDASILVLNHWSISLQSIKKKTVSGEEVPLRLLEFLIEFKDVLGIDEKLLPTYLEEITSTLYSTAYKIANEKYSSKELVDQDYQVIEHAMTEGHPCFVANSGKNGFNIDDFAQFSPEANAPMQLLWLAGHRSRATFSGIEGLEYKKVLFQELSLETIASFEDLMHSRGFNSNDYYFFPVHPWQWFNKLALIFAPDIAEGHLVCLGYGDDNYSAQQSIRTFFNTSSPEKFYVKTALSVINMGFMRGLSPYYMESTPTITEWVADVVENDAYLQQKGFTLLGEVATIGYRNFLYEPLGRSLPHNKMLAALWRESPIPKLSKGQSIMTMAALLHVDQSGKSFVSELIKRSGISSKLWIKSYLNAYLSPLLHCFYEHEMVFMPHGENLILVFENHIPVKAIMKDITEEVMVFNTNMELPEKAKRIQIEMNEPLKVLCLFNDVFQFYFRFLSAILSESETLSESDFWEEVANCVYEYQETHQHLEEQFKKHNLFASEFDSCCLNRLQLRNNKQMLDLASPIESLQFVGKLKNPISTFTLKTKFSAVL; translated from the coding sequence ATGGAAATACCAACTACAAGTATTGCGCATATAACCAAAAGCAATTGGGATAAAGCCAATGCAATTTTGCTAAAGAAAACATTAAGCGAGTTTGCCCACGAATTGCTTATTGTTCCAGTATTAAAAAGCGGCAATTCATACAGTGTATATTCACCAGACAGAATCTTCGAATATACTTTTGATGCATCAATTTTGGTCTTAAATCATTGGTCAATTTCGCTTCAGTCTATTAAAAAGAAAACAGTAAGTGGAGAAGAAGTACCGTTGCGATTATTAGAATTTTTAATTGAGTTTAAAGATGTTTTAGGAATTGATGAAAAGCTTCTGCCGACTTATCTGGAAGAAATTACAAGTACATTATACAGTACGGCTTATAAGATTGCAAACGAAAAATATTCATCTAAAGAATTAGTAGATCAGGATTATCAGGTAATTGAGCACGCAATGACAGAAGGGCATCCCTGTTTTGTGGCGAATAGCGGAAAAAATGGTTTTAATATCGACGATTTTGCTCAGTTTTCTCCAGAAGCAAATGCGCCTATGCAATTATTATGGTTAGCAGGGCATAGGAGCAGAGCGACATTTTCAGGAATTGAAGGCTTAGAATATAAAAAAGTTCTTTTTCAGGAATTGTCTTTAGAAACGATTGCTTCTTTTGAAGATTTAATGCATTCAAGGGGTTTTAACAGCAATGATTATTACTTTTTTCCAGTACATCCATGGCAATGGTTCAATAAATTAGCTCTTATTTTTGCACCGGATATAGCCGAAGGTCATTTAGTTTGTCTTGGTTATGGTGACGATAATTATTCTGCACAGCAATCCATTCGGACCTTTTTTAATACCAGTTCACCAGAGAAATTTTATGTAAAAACGGCACTATCGGTAATCAATATGGGATTTATGCGCGGTTTGTCTCCCTATTATATGGAAAGCACGCCAACAATTACTGAATGGGTTGCCGATGTGGTAGAAAACGATGCTTACCTACAACAAAAGGGATTTACATTGTTAGGAGAAGTTGCAACAATAGGATATCGTAATTTTTTATACGAACCACTGGGTCGAAGTCTTCCCCATAACAAAATGCTGGCCGCTTTATGGCGAGAAAGTCCAATTCCAAAATTATCCAAAGGACAAAGCATCATGACAATGGCAGCATTATTGCATGTTGACCAATCTGGAAAATCTTTTGTTTCGGAATTAATTAAACGATCTGGAATAAGTTCAAAATTATGGATAAAGAGTTATCTAAATGCGTATCTATCGCCTTTGCTACACTGCTTTTATGAACATGAAATGGTTTTTATGCCCCATGGAGAAAACTTGATTTTAGTATTTGAGAATCATATTCCAGTAAAAGCAATTATGAAAGATATTACAGAAGAAGTAATGGTTTTTAATACCAATATGGAACTGCCGGAAAAAGCAAAACGTATACAGATTGAGATGAATGAACCGTTGAAGGTTTTGTGTTTATTCAATGATGTTTTTCAGTTCTATTTCCGATTTCTTTCAGCGATTTTATCAGAATCAGAAACATTATCAGAAAGTGATTTTTGGGAGGAAGTCGCTAATTGTGTCTATGAATATCAGGAAACCCATCAACATTTAGAAGAACAATTTAAGAAGCATAATTTATTCGCTTCAGAATTTGATTCCTGCTGCTTGAATCGTCTGCAATTGCGAAATAACAAGCAAATGCTTGATTTAGCTTCACCAATAGAGAGTCTTCAATTTGTAGGGAAACTAAAAAATCCAATTTCTACATTCACACTTAAAACTAAATTTTCAGCTGTGCTTTAA
- a CDS encoding lysine N(6)-hydroxylase/L-ornithine N(5)-oxygenase family protein: MENKIYDFIAVGVGPFNLSLACLTAPIENLDGLFFDKSESFNWHPGMLLQDTTLQIPFLADLVTLADPTSEFSFLNYIKEQGKMYSFYIRENFLLLRNEYNQYCQWAIKKLPNVFFNTEVSTIEYDENLAIYIVQTTCTKTDKVTFYKTKKLVLGTGTAPHIPKSCKSLKGKAIHSSGYIQNKAALQKQKSITVLGSGQSAAEVFNDLLQEIDVYGYQLNWITRSSRFFPMDYSKLTLEMTSPEYVDYFYSLPAEKRDYLLKEQKLLYKGINKDLIGAIFDTIYAKKVVAEIDVNLRTNAACIKADYDEDTQSFELELHQVEQDKKYRHVTEALVLATGYGYELPRFIEGISSRIQWDEKGRFAANRNYSIDTNGGEIFVQNAELHTHGFVTPDLGMVCYRNSYIIKEMTGVEHYKIESKIAFQEFGVAVSEVVESNVFEEIS, encoded by the coding sequence ATGGAAAATAAAATATACGATTTTATAGCAGTTGGTGTAGGACCTTTTAATCTAAGCCTTGCTTGTCTTACCGCGCCAATTGAAAACCTTGACGGTTTATTCTTTGACAAAAGTGAATCTTTCAACTGGCATCCAGGTATGCTCTTGCAGGATACAACGTTGCAGATTCCTTTTTTGGCAGATTTAGTTACTCTGGCTGACCCAACAAGTGAGTTTAGTTTTCTGAATTATATAAAAGAACAAGGCAAAATGTACTCGTTTTACATTCGTGAAAACTTTTTATTGTTAAGAAATGAATACAATCAGTATTGCCAATGGGCGATTAAAAAATTGCCAAATGTGTTCTTTAATACTGAAGTTTCAACTATAGAGTACGATGAAAATCTGGCAATTTATATTGTACAAACCACTTGTACCAAGACTGATAAAGTTACTTTTTACAAAACCAAAAAGCTTGTGTTAGGAACAGGAACTGCACCACATATTCCTAAATCCTGTAAATCTCTAAAAGGAAAAGCAATTCATTCATCAGGGTACATTCAGAATAAAGCGGCGCTTCAAAAGCAAAAATCCATCACGGTATTAGGAAGCGGACAAAGTGCTGCCGAAGTATTTAATGATTTATTACAGGAAATTGACGTTTATGGATATCAGCTTAACTGGATTACGCGTTCATCACGTTTCTTCCCAATGGATTATAGCAAGCTCACATTAGAAATGACTTCTCCAGAATATGTAGATTATTTCTATAGCCTTCCGGCAGAAAAAAGGGATTATCTGTTAAAAGAGCAAAAACTGCTTTACAAAGGAATCAACAAGGATTTGATAGGGGCGATTTTCGATACCATTTACGCTAAAAAAGTTGTAGCAGAAATTGATGTGAATTTAAGAACCAATGCAGCTTGCATAAAAGCAGATTATGATGAAGATACACAGTCTTTTGAATTAGAATTGCATCAGGTTGAACAGGATAAAAAATACCGTCATGTTACAGAAGCATTGGTTTTGGCAACAGGTTACGGTTATGAGCTGCCTCGTTTTATAGAAGGAATTTCATCGAGAATTCAGTGGGATGAAAAAGGACGTTTTGCTGCCAATAGAAATTACAGCATAGATACAAACGGAGGTGAAATTTTTGTTCAGAATGCAGAATTGCACACACACGGTTTTGTTACGCCAGACTTAGGAATGGTATGCTATCGCAATTCATACATTATTAAAGAAATGACAGGAGTAGAGCATTATAAGATTGAATCTAAAATTGCTTTTCAGGAGTTTGGAGTTGCTGTGTCTGAAGTTGTTGAGTCGAATGTGTTTGAAGAAATCTCATAA
- a CDS encoding GNAT family N-acetyltransferase, with translation MNLYNGKPVIKGSLNPIYTITIPEFGTIDFRPLQLEVDTEIIHDWVNRDYAQYWGMQGKSLEEVRAEYEKLSSESDIFIGLVNGEVSFLLERYNPKLDIIGNYYPVQDYDCGMHVIVAPCTKYIQQFTWYIFSGIMKFIFSDLKVQRILVEPDIRNEKMFKICHRVGFVDSEVVCLPHKTALLAFCNRDQFIKKTNLFNLNYIEMNNENQIEFPQNAIAHIQPEVWEKANRLLVKKAICEFSHELLIKPVLEKSDKNGNQYSLLSDDNTIIYGFNAQQLALNHLNIELNSISKIYKGEKAVLDAVEFIREFKTSLGISDELLPSYIEEIISTLYGSAYKLLKENSTSKSLANSDFQTIEQAMMEGHPGFVANNGRIGYNSMDYKAYAPETGNPFKIIWLAGHRDRTVYAGTKKLDYDTLIQQELGTETLVHFNSIIEKKGANPKDYYFIPVHPWQWFNKLANLFSPEIAKGKLICVGYGPDLYQAQQSIRTLFNLSNPKKFYTKTSLSILNMGFMRGLPVFYLGTAPEMAEWLDQLLSKDEYLKKVGFGMLGEVASVSYINPYFEEFGKHNPYNKMIASLWRESPVAKLENDEQLMTMAALLHIDKDGKALVSEIIKASNLSIDNWLTEYFKVYLSPLLHCFYEYDLVFMPHGENLILGLENHVPVRSFMKDITEEAVILNPDVVIPKNIDRMYAEVPEDVKLLSIFIDVFDGFFRFMSAILVASDGYNENRYWELVADCISDYQEANPHLALKFEQYDLFANEFQLSCLNRLQLNNNKTMIDLDDPVALLQFLGKLQNPIAPYKKIIA, from the coding sequence ATGAATTTATATAATGGAAAACCTGTTATAAAAGGATCGCTAAACCCCATTTATACAATTACAATTCCAGAATTTGGTACAATTGATTTTAGGCCTTTACAACTGGAAGTCGATACAGAAATTATACATGACTGGGTTAATCGTGATTATGCACAATATTGGGGAATGCAAGGTAAATCGCTAGAAGAAGTCCGAGCTGAATATGAAAAATTAAGTAGTGAATCGGATATTTTTATAGGACTCGTAAATGGAGAAGTTTCTTTTTTATTAGAACGTTATAATCCAAAACTGGACATCATAGGAAATTATTATCCTGTTCAAGATTACGATTGTGGTATGCACGTAATAGTTGCACCCTGCACGAAATATATTCAGCAATTTACATGGTATATTTTTTCTGGAATCATGAAATTTATTTTTAGTGATTTAAAAGTGCAGCGCATCTTGGTAGAACCAGATATTCGAAATGAAAAAATGTTTAAAATCTGTCATCGGGTAGGTTTTGTAGATTCAGAAGTAGTTTGCTTGCCACATAAAACCGCTTTGTTGGCATTCTGTAATCGTGACCAATTTATCAAAAAAACAAATTTATTTAACCTCAATTATATTGAAATGAATAACGAAAATCAAATAGAATTTCCGCAAAATGCCATAGCACATATACAGCCAGAAGTATGGGAAAAAGCAAATCGGCTATTGGTAAAAAAAGCAATTTGTGAGTTTTCGCATGAGCTTTTAATCAAACCGGTTTTAGAAAAAAGTGACAAAAATGGTAATCAGTATTCTTTGCTTTCAGATGATAATACTATAATATATGGTTTTAATGCCCAACAACTTGCATTGAATCATTTAAATATTGAGTTAAACTCTATTTCTAAAATCTATAAAGGTGAAAAAGCAGTTTTAGATGCAGTAGAATTTATTCGGGAGTTTAAAACAAGCTTGGGGATTTCAGATGAATTACTACCTTCTTACATCGAAGAAATCATAAGTACATTATACGGAAGTGCCTATAAATTATTAAAGGAAAATTCGACCTCCAAGTCACTAGCCAATTCAGATTTTCAGACTATCGAGCAGGCAATGATGGAAGGACATCCAGGCTTTGTTGCCAATAATGGTCGTATTGGTTACAACAGTATGGATTATAAAGCGTATGCTCCGGAAACAGGAAATCCGTTTAAAATTATCTGGCTCGCAGGTCACCGCGATAGAACTGTTTATGCAGGGACAAAAAAGCTGGATTATGATACTTTGATTCAGCAGGAATTAGGAACAGAAACGCTGGTACATTTTAATAGTATTATCGAGAAAAAAGGAGCCAATCCAAAAGATTATTACTTTATACCAGTTCATCCGTGGCAATGGTTCAATAAACTGGCCAATTTGTTTTCGCCGGAAATTGCCAAAGGAAAACTGATTTGTGTAGGTTACGGACCTGATTTGTATCAGGCACAGCAATCTATCAGGACACTTTTTAATTTAAGCAACCCTAAAAAGTTTTATACTAAAACCTCACTTTCTATACTAAATATGGGCTTTATGCGTGGTTTACCAGTGTTTTATTTGGGTACAGCTCCAGAAATGGCCGAATGGTTGGATCAGTTATTAAGCAAAGATGAATACTTGAAAAAAGTAGGTTTCGGAATGCTTGGCGAAGTTGCCTCTGTGAGTTACATCAATCCGTATTTTGAAGAATTTGGAAAACACAATCCGTACAATAAAATGATTGCTTCTTTATGGAGAGAAAGTCCGGTTGCTAAATTAGAAAACGACGAACAATTAATGACAATGGCGGCGCTTTTACATATCGATAAAGACGGAAAAGCATTGGTTTCAGAAATTATAAAAGCTTCTAATTTGTCTATCGATAATTGGTTAACGGAGTATTTTAAAGTATATCTAAGCCCATTACTGCATTGTTTTTATGAATATGATTTGGTTTTTATGCCACATGGTGAAAATCTAATTTTAGGATTAGAAAATCATGTTCCCGTTCGTTCATTTATGAAAGACATTACCGAAGAAGCTGTTATCCTAAATCCAGATGTTGTTATACCAAAAAATATAGACAGAATGTATGCTGAGGTTCCGGAAGACGTAAAATTGCTTTCTATTTTTATAGATGTTTTTGATGGTTTTTTCCGTTTCATGTCGGCAATTTTGGTCGCAAGCGATGGCTACAACGAAAATCGTTATTGGGAATTAGTGGCAGATTGTATTTCTGATTATCAAGAAGCAAACCCGCATTTAGCATTAAAATTTGAGCAATATGATTTGTTTGCCAATGAATTTCAATTGTCATGTTTAAACCGTTTGCAATTGAATAATAATAAAACAATGATAGACCTTGATGATCCGGTAGCTTTATTGCAATTTCTGGGAAAATTGCAAAACCCGATCGCGCCGTATAAAAAAATAATAGCTTAA
- a CDS encoding GNAT family N-acetyltransferase, giving the protein MINTIITHPENKAVTDIVFVKTIPGLGVFELRPIDLDTDIPLLHNWVNRDYAVYWGMNGFSLQEVYDSYSKILEKTDVYMGIFNDEVSFLLECYNPEEDTIGEYYQVKKGDKGMHILVAPFEKSISNFTWSIFTVILDFIFCDANNQRVIVEPDARNHKIHLLNKKAGFVFQKIVELPHKKAHLEFCTRKDYYKALQSI; this is encoded by the coding sequence ATGATTAATACTATAATAACTCATCCTGAAAATAAAGCCGTTACAGATATTGTTTTTGTGAAAACAATTCCGGGTTTAGGTGTTTTTGAGCTTCGTCCCATAGATTTAGATACAGATATTCCGCTGCTTCATAATTGGGTAAATCGTGATTATGCCGTTTATTGGGGAATGAATGGATTCTCTTTGCAGGAAGTATACGATTCGTATAGCAAAATTCTCGAAAAGACTGATGTTTATATGGGGATTTTTAATGATGAGGTTTCCTTTTTGTTAGAATGTTATAATCCAGAAGAAGATACTATTGGAGAATATTATCAGGTCAAAAAAGGGGATAAGGGCATGCATATTCTTGTGGCACCTTTTGAGAAATCGATAAGTAATTTTACATGGTCAATTTTTACCGTGATTCTGGATTTTATTTTTTGTGATGCCAATAATCAGCGAGTAATTGTTGAGCCAGATGCTCGCAATCATAAAATTCATTTGCTGAATAAGAAAGCAGGATTTGTTTTTCAGAAGATAGTCGAACTACCACATAAGAAAGCCCATCTCGAATTTTGTACCCGTAAAGATTACTACAAGGCTTTGCAGTCTATTTAA
- a CDS encoding pyridoxal phosphate-dependent decarboxylase family protein — protein sequence MEARQKIKTIQLENVLEKDHHKHIFSNNKKAISLYKKSMKKAIKVISDHLENRDTPFTGASITSIKEKIDSIVLEDNYEGKSFDYVLDELKDIYLNDCIHFHDPKYIAHLNCPILTPTLVAEAFISSLNSSMDTWDQSTGATFIELKLIEWTIKKLGYPKKADGIFTSGGTQSNMMGLLLARDHYIKKHYNIDPKMDGLPADASKFRVLCSEVSHFSLKKNLSLLGLGQNAVVPVSVDKDFKMNIQALKKVIQQQKDLGNIPIAIVGTAGTTDFGSIDPLIEIAAISKENKLWFHVDAAYGGGLLISEEHKNKLDGIELSDSVTIDYHKTFYQPVSSSGFFMRDKSYVDYIKYHADYLNSKEQEDEGIPNMVKKSIQTTRRFDALKLWFTLRIIGTDGLSTYMEKAIDNALFTANLLRNRNDFELIHHPEISTIVFRYTPWKADERPFCGLNSYIRKAIFNEGKAIITSTKVYNEVYLKFTLLNPLTTPTDIEEIIDLIVSHGQEYLLIN from the coding sequence ATGGAAGCAAGACAAAAAATAAAGACAATTCAGCTGGAGAATGTATTAGAAAAAGATCATCATAAGCATATCTTTTCTAATAATAAAAAAGCCATTTCCCTTTATAAAAAGAGTATGAAAAAGGCAATAAAAGTAATTTCTGATCATTTGGAGAATAGAGATACGCCATTTACAGGTGCAAGTATTACTTCAATTAAGGAAAAAATAGATTCAATAGTTCTTGAAGATAATTATGAAGGCAAAAGTTTTGACTATGTTCTAGACGAATTAAAAGATATTTATCTTAACGATTGCATTCATTTTCACGATCCAAAATATATAGCGCATCTTAATTGCCCAATTTTAACACCTACGCTAGTAGCAGAAGCGTTTATTTCGTCCTTGAATTCATCAATGGATACATGGGATCAAAGTACCGGAGCAACTTTTATAGAATTGAAACTGATTGAATGGACAATAAAGAAGTTAGGCTATCCTAAAAAAGCTGATGGGATTTTTACCAGTGGAGGAACACAGTCTAATATGATGGGATTGCTCTTAGCAAGAGATCATTATATAAAAAAGCATTACAATATAGATCCTAAAATGGACGGACTTCCAGCAGATGCTTCTAAGTTTAGAGTTTTATGTTCAGAAGTAAGTCATTTTAGCTTAAAAAAGAACCTAAGTTTATTGGGATTAGGTCAGAATGCAGTAGTTCCTGTATCTGTTGATAAGGATTTTAAAATGAACATTCAGGCTCTAAAAAAAGTAATTCAGCAACAAAAAGATTTAGGGAATATCCCAATAGCAATTGTTGGTACTGCAGGAACTACAGACTTTGGCTCAATTGACCCTTTAATTGAAATCGCAGCCATATCAAAAGAAAATAAATTGTGGTTTCATGTTGATGCGGCCTATGGAGGTGGCTTATTAATAAGCGAAGAGCATAAGAATAAATTAGACGGAATAGAACTCTCAGATTCTGTTACGATAGATTATCACAAAACGTTTTACCAACCCGTAAGTTCAAGTGGTTTTTTTATGAGAGACAAGTCCTATGTTGACTACATAAAATACCATGCAGATTATTTGAACTCTAAAGAACAGGAAGACGAGGGGATTCCGAACATGGTTAAAAAATCAATACAAACCACTCGCAGATTTGATGCTTTAAAGCTATGGTTTACCTTAAGAATAATTGGTACTGATGGATTAAGTACCTATATGGAAAAAGCAATCGATAACGCACTTTTTACAGCAAATTTATTGAGAAACAGAAACGATTTTGAATTGATTCACCACCCGGAAATCAGCACAATCGTATTTCGTTACACACCTTGGAAAGCAGATGAAAGACCATTTTGCGGTTTAAACAGCTATATCCGTAAAGCGATTTTCAATGAAGGAAAAGCGATTATTACCAGCACCAAAGTGTATAACGAAGTATACTTGAAATTCACCTTACTAAATCCGCTTACAACTCCCACCGATATCGAAGAAATCATTGATTTAATCGTATCTCACGGTCAAGAATATTTACTAATAAATTAA